CTGATCACGAACAACTTTACCTTCCATAATACGATTAGCCATTTTTTTCCTCTCGCTTTTTCTTTGCTATCATCTTCTTCAATTCTTTCATTTGTCTTGAAGTATCTGACATCTTCTTTTGCAACTTTAATAATACCAGCTTTTTTTGTAATTCTTCAAGCGTCAACTCTTCCATCTTATCTCACCTCTCTTCTTACAAATGTCGTTGAAATTGGAAGTTTGGCACTTGCTAGCTCAAATGCTTTACGCGCTAAATCTTCACTGACACCATCTAGCTCAAATAATACTCTTCCAGGGCGTACGCGCACAACCCAATACTCTAAAGAACCTTTTCCGCCGCCCATACGAACTTCAGCAGGTTTCTTTGATACAGGAATATCAGGAAACACTCTAATCCAGAGACGTCCTACTCTTCTTAAGTGCCTTCTGATAGCACGTCTTGCGGCTTCAATTTGTCTTGAAGTAATACGCTCTGGTGCAAGCGCTTTAAGACCAAATGAACCAAAAGATACTTTTGCACCCGCTGTTGCAACGCCACTGATTCTACCCTTAAACGCTTTTCTAAATTTTGTTTTCTTTGGTGATAACATCTCTTTTCTCCCTTAGCTTGTCATCATCTTATAGTTATGCTTCTCACCGGTATAGATCCATACTTTAACACCTATAGCACCGTAAGTTGTGTAAGCTGTATCCACGGCATAACTCACAGCAGATTTTAATGTATGCAGTCTAAGACGACCTTCTTTATACCACTCCGTTCTTGCAATTTCCGCGCCAGCTAAGCGTCCTGAACAAGAAACTTTGATGCCTTTAGCACCAGCTTTAAATGCGCTCATCATTACTCTGCGCATCGCACGCCTAAAAGAAATTCTTTTTTCTAATTGGATAGCAATATTGTGAGCGGCAATTGCGGCATTTAGATCAGCTTTCTTCACCTCTACAATATCAAGAACAAGCTTATTCTTGATAAGAGGTGCGATTGTCGCTTTCACACGCTCAATCTCAGCCCCTTTTTTACCAATCAACATACCTGTTTTCAGAACATGAATCTGAACTTTTGTTTGATCTTCATTTCTTGAGATGAGGATTTGAGAAATTCCTGCATTTCTAAAAGTTTTTTTGATTTTCTTCCTGATGTTATAATCAGCACTCAAGAAATCTTTGTAGTTCGCACGTGTTGCAAACCAATTAGAATCCCATATCTCATTAACACCAATACGAAAACTGATCGGATTGACCTTTTGACCCATCTTACGCCTTCCTTTCTTCTAAAGTCACGTATACATTCGAAAATGGTCTTTCGATCATATCTCCGCGTCCTTTTGCTCGCCATCTTAGTCGTCTCATTGGCGTTGCGCGCCCAACCCAAATTTCCGCGACTTTCAAATTATCAATGTCGGCATTAAAATTGTTTTCTGCATTAGACATAGCAGAGCGTATCAATTTGCTAATATCCTTTGCGATTCTTTTGCTGCAAAAATCAAGTGATCTCATCGCCTGAAACACAGGCATACCGCGAACCATAGAAACCACTTGGTTTGCCTTTCTTGGAGATACGCGTAAATTCAATAAAGATGCTTTATACATTACCGCTTCCCTTTCTTATCGCTTCCAGCATGCCCGTGAAACACACGTGTCGGGGAAAACTCCCCAAGCTTGCAACCAACCATGTTTTCAACAATAAATACAGGTACAAAATTTTTACCGTTGTGCACCGCAAAATTTAAGCCAACAAATTCAGGAATAATTGTAGAGCGACGTGACCATGTCTTAATAGCACCTTTTCCGCCTGTTTCTTTGAACTTCTTCACTTTTTTAATTAATGATGGGTCCACGAACGGCCCCTTCCAAACCGATCTAGCCATTATTTCTTCCCTCTATGTCTTAAAATCATTTTTTGTGTCCTTTTATTATGTCGCGTTTTCTTGCCTTTTGTCAATTTACCCCAAGGAGAAACAGGGTGTCTGCCACCACCTGTCTTACCTTCACCACCACCATGAGGGTGATCAACTGGGTTCATCGCCACACCACGAACAGAAGGTCTTTTACCCTTCCAGCGGCTTCTTCCGGCTTTTCCAACTTGCGTGTTTTTGTGATCTGGGTTTGAAAGAGTTCCTATCGTTGCAAAACACTCTAAATTTACAAAACGCATCTCTCCAGATTTTAATTTGATTGTTGCGTTCGTAGAATCTTTCGCCATGAGCGTTGCATAAACACCTGCTGATCTTGCAACCTGACCACCTTTTCCAATCTTAAGTTCAATGTTATGAATATTGAGACCAACTGGAATTTCGCGAAGTGGCATAGCACAACCAACATTTGGGTCCACTTTCTTAGAAGAGGCTATAATTTTATCACCTACATTTAAAGAATGTGGCGCTAAAATGTAACGCACTTCTTTATTTGAGTATTCAACAAGCGCAATATAACATGTGCGGTTAGGATCATACTCAATTTTCGTAATCACGCCTTCAATGTCACGTACATCTCTTTTAAAATCGATAATACGATAAAGACGCTTATGACCTCCACCAAGATGCCTTGATGTAATACGACCTGCGTTGTTGCGTCCCTTTGCTCTATGATGATACTCTGTCAGTGCTCTATGCGGCCTGTCTTTTGACAACCCAGAACGATCTGTATAAATATAACTCCTTGATCCAGGAGTTATTGGTTTACTATACTTGAGCATTTTCACCCTCCTTCTTGAAGAGATCAAGCTCGATTCTTGAACCCTTTTCTAGCATTACATATGCTTTTTTGAAATCTGATCTCTTACCTTTTCTTTGTTTGAAAAATTTTACCTTTCCGCTTTGATTTAAAGTGTTTACAGATTTCACTTTTACATCGTAAATATTCTCAACAACACGCTTAATTTGATCTTTCGTTGACTTTGGATCAACGCGAAAAACTAAAACTTGCTCTGAATTCTTATCAACATCATAGATTCCAGCGTCTTTTAACGCCTTTTCTGTGATCATAACTTTTTTTAGAATATGTGTATTAATCATCTGAACTAAGCCTCTTCTCTACTTTGCTGAGCGCATCTTTGGAAAAGATCAACGCATCATGATTCAAAATATCATAAACGTTAAGTCCTATAACTGGAAGAACGTCAACGCCGATGCAATTTCTTGACCCTAAAACCAAGTTATCGTTTTGCTCATCTACAAATAAAACTTTATTAGATGGCGTTAGAGCTTTCAAATTTTGCTCAAGCTCTTTTGTTTTAAACGAACCTAGTTGCAAACTTTCCACTACACTCAAGTTATCGTTTTGTAGTTTGTATGCAATGGCATGCAAAAGACCCAAACGACGCACTTTCTTTTGTAGGCTAAAGGAATGATCGCGCATCTGCGGACCAAAAATAATCGCTCCACCTCTCATGTGTGGTGCACGCCTTCCACCTTGACGAGCGCGGCCTGTTCCTTTTTGTCGGAATAATTTCTTTCCGCTACCACGAACCTCAGCTTCTTCTTTTGTCTCGTGTGTTCCAGCTCTTCTTTTTGCAAGCTGCCATCTTACAACACGCGCCAAAATATCATCTCTTACTTTAAGAGATTTTAGGTCTTTCAAAAATGACACTTTCGAAAGATCTATAGAATTCCATTCTGTTTTCTTCTTTGCTACAGTCATTTTACACCCCTGCTCTCTTAATCATTACAGAGCCATTTCTCGGGCCAGGCACTGCGCCACCTACAACAATCACATTATTCTCCGTATCAATTTCAATGATCTTCAAGTTGCGAATTGTGCGATATGCATCTCCATAATGCCCTGCCATTTTTTTGCCTTTAAAGACTTTTCCTGGATCTTGACATTGACCTGTTGAACCGTGTGCTCTATGTGAAATAGACACACCATGAGATGCGCGCATACCATGGAAGTTATGACGCTTCATAACACCAGAAAATCCGCGACCTTTTGTTTTCGCTCTAACATCGATTACAGCCACATCTTTAAATGCATCTGCCTGAATCTTTTGCCCAATTTCGTATTGGCTTACGTCATCACAAAAGAATTCTTTCATTGTTTGAACTATTGGTAATTTATTTTTCTTGAGAAAGCCGATCTGCGGTTTATTTACACGCGTTTCTTTTGTTTCTCCAACTCCTAGAACAAGTTTGTTATCTTTCTTTTCTAGGACAAAGTGATCATCTATCTTCAATAGAGTCACGGGTATGTGCCGCCCATTTTCATCAAACTTCTGGGACATTCCAAGCTTTTTGGCCATCAACCCTTTCAACATTGTTTATGCTCCTTTTTTATCTAATGCTATTTTTACATTTACACCAGAAGGCAGTTGCATTTTTGTCAAACTGTCCATGACTTGCATATCCGTTGCATCAATCTTTAATAATCTCTTATGCGTGCGGACTTCAAATTGCTCTCTGGATTTTTTATCAATATGCGGAGAACGGTTAACCGTATATCTCCGAATACGTGTTGGCAAAGAAATTGGGCCTACAATTGTACCACCCGCTCTTTTTGCCGTGCTCACAATTTCCTTGATGGAATGATCTAACATTTTATGATCATATGCTCTCAACGAAATTTTGATCGCCGATTTTGCCATTAATACTTTCTCAATCTATACCAATATAGTTTATGTTATAACATCCATATTGCGATCACAAGAAATTTTATAGAAAAATTTTATATACAATAACAGTCTTTCGCACATTTGATTTACGCACTTAAAACCCGTAAAATTCATAGGAATTAGCTCTTTATTTGATTCAAAACGCTATGCCTTTTACTGCTTTTTACCTCTATTCAGACCCCCCTACCTCCGCAGCACTCTCCCCAACGAGCTCTCAAAGATCCATCTCTTTAGTCCGCCCCTCCATTAGTCTATCGAAAAACAAACGCCCTTCTATTGGATCAATTCTTTTCAGTCTAACTTTTACCACTACTGTGTTTATTACAGCGCATGTGATGCTATCTGAACTTGATGATAGCGTTATGTTTGCAAAGTTCTGGAATGTTATAGCATTTTTGTATGTTGTTAACAGAATCGCAACTCAAAACTATCTGGATCCTCTAACATATTTCATGTTATATGAATAAAAAAGTGGGGCGAGTGACCGGAATTGAACCGGCGACCTCTAGAACCACAACCTAGCGCTCTAACCAACTGAGCTACACTCGCCATACAGAATATGGTGACGCCACCATAAAAAATGGCTCCTTGAGCAGGACTCGAACCTGCGACCTACTGGTTAACAGCCAGTTGCTCTACCGACTGAGCTATCAAGGAACTAATTCATTTTAGTGTTTTTTTGGTTAAGGTTTCAAGAGGGTCTTTTGTTTTTAAAAAAATCTTTTAATAAAGCGCTGCATTTTTCTTCACAAAATCCACCATAATACGCGATATTTTTATCCACAACACTTTTGTCATTATAAGCTCCAAAGTACACTTTTTTCACACCGGATAATGAAATGGCAGCTTTGCACATTTCACATGGCTCCAGCGTCACGTATAAAACTGCATCCTTAAGTTTTGCGCCTAATTTTTCTTGCCCTTCTTTCAAAACACGCATCTCTGCATGCTCTAATGGATCTCGACCATTTACATGGTGAGAAATAATCCGACCGTGATAAACAAGGAGCGCTGCAATAGGCACAGCTTCTTTATCTAGCGCACTTTCTTTTATATGTTGAATTAGGAAATCAAAATATTCTTTCATAGGAGATGTCTCGTCATAACAAGGAGTGAAATGACGTGACGCTCCAGAATGGATGACCACGCTCCGCTCGCCATGATAACATTTCAGTGATAAGCAAGAACCTAAAGAGATTCTTTAGCAACTTTCGTTCCTGATTTTTTCATATACAGATAATCCACCAAATCTTTAACGGTTTTAAAGTCTAGCGCATCCTCCATTGGAATATCAAGATCAAACTCTTCTTCGCATTCCATAAGCAACTCTGCAAATGTAAGGCTTTCCAATATAATATCTGAATTAAATTGTGATTTCTCTGTAATAGAATCTTTTTCGAGTTCAGCAGCGCTTGCGATCATATTGATCACCTTTGATTTAATAGAAGCTCTCGACACCGGTGTTTGTTTTTCTTTTAACTCACCTTATGCTAACAAATTTTACCAAAGTCCGCAAAGCTTTATTCTTCAGAGCTTTCAACTTCCTCAGAATCGGCATCCTCATCGATAGACACCTTGGTAAAACCAACAACTTTTTCACCCTTCGCCATTCTTAAAACAATCACACCTTGCGTTCTACGACCCACAATGCGAATTTCATCGATGGATGTGCGAATCAAACGCCCCGTGTCTGTAATAAGAATAATTTCTTCATGCAGCTTTACGCTCGCAGCGCCTACAAGTTCTCCATTTTTTGCGCTGAGCAAAATAGCTTTTGAACCAACGCCACCTCTGTGTGTTGTGCGATATTCAAACGAAGAGGATCTCTTTCCATAACCATTACTTGTAATCGTTAGGATCATTTGCTCTTTTTCTTCCAGCTCTTTAAACCTTAAGGGCTCTAAATGTCTGTCCGCAAACAATCCGCCTTCATCTTCTTGTCCACGAGCTTGCTTGAAATATGCCGCACGCTCATCCACGTCCAGATTAAAACTATCAAGAATTTCTACAGATACTACCTCGTCATCCGCTCCTACCTTAATGCCTCGCACACCCGTAGAAGAACGACTTTGGAATATACGCACTTTCGTTGCATTAAATCTCACATACATACCTTTGCGTGTCACTAAGAAAATATCTTGCTCATCACGACATTCTTTAACAGAAACAAGTTTTTCTCCGTCCTCTAAAAGGATTGCTCTTTTTCCAGAGGATGGAATGTATTCAAATGCCTGGATACTATTTCTACGCACCGAACCTTTTGAAGTTACAAATGCAAGAGACATATCTTTATTTTCTTCGCTTAACTCCAAGATTGCGGAAATCTTTTCTGTTGATTGTAATGGCAACAGATTCACCAAAGCGCGACCTTTAGATTGTGGATTGCCTTGAGGTAATTGATAAACCGGCAAACGATATACTTTTCCAAATGAACTGAAGAACAATAATTGCGAATGCGTATTCGCAATGAAGATATCACTAATGATATCATCTTCCTTCATGCTCATGCCCTTTTTGCCTTTTCCGCCTCTTGCTTGCGCACGATAGGTTGAAGTTGGAACGCGCTTAACATAACCACTCAAACTCACAGTTACAACCATATCCTCTTTTGGAATCAAGTCTATAACGTTGAACTCTGCTTCATCTTGCTCAATAAGCGTTTTTCTTGGTGAAGGGTATGTATCTTTAATATACTTCCATTCATCGATCATTATATTATCAACGCGTTGTTTTGAGGAAAGAATATCAATATAATCACGGATATCTTCTGTCACTTGCATCAACTCATCTTTAATGTCTTTTTGCTCCATCGCAGTCAATCTGTGAAGTCTTAACTCCAAAATTGCAACCGCTTGACGCTCTGTTAGATGATGTGCATTTTCCATAGGTTCGTGTAAAACCTCCAAATAAGGTGTGATTTGATCCACATCAAATTTATGGCTCATTAATTCAACCAAAGCCTCTTTCTTATCTTTTGCCCTCTTGATCATTTCGATAACTTTATCAAGATTCGTTAACGCCATTACGAAACCAATTAACAAATGTGCACGAGCGCGAGCTTTCTCTAAGAAAAATCTTGTTCTTCTAACAATCACATCTCTTCTAAAATCAATAAAATGCACCAAACAATCTTTCAAAGAAAGCGCTTGCGGCTTGCCTTTTACAAGAGCCAATACGTTGGAACTAAAGTTCACTTGCATCTGTGTAAACTTATAGAGGTGATTCAGAAGAATTTGCGCATTTGCATCCCTCTTTACCTCTATAACAACTCGCATACCATGTCTATCTGATTCGTCTCTGATCTCGCTAATGCCTTCAATCTCTTTATCACGCACCATTTCAGCAATACGCTCAACCAAACGCGCTTTGTTAATTTGATAGGGAATTTCCGTAATGATAATACTCTCTTTATCACCTTTGCCTGTTTCAATTTCTGTTTTTGCCCGCAACGTAATGCTGCCTTTACCTGTACTGAATGCATCATAAATACCACGCGTGCCAATAATCGTACCACCTGTTGGAAAGTCTGGCCCTTTTACAATTTGCATCAAATCGCGAATTGTTAGCTCTGGATTGCCAAGCAAAGCCTCGCAAGCATCTAGCAACTCTCCCAGGTTGTGTGGAGGAATGTTTGTGGCCATACCAACAGCAATACCACCCGCACCATTTGCCAAAATATTCGGAAAACGCGCCGGCAAAACCGTCGGCTCCATCAGAGAGTTATCGTAGTTTTCCGTAAAAGCAACTGTATTTTTGTCGATATCCAGTAACAATTCTTGCGTAACTTTTTCAAGTCTTGCTTCTGTATAACGCTCTGCCGCAGGAGGATCTCCGTCTACCGAACCAAAGTTACCTTGACCGTCAATCAGCGTTGTTCGCAAACTGAAATCTTGAGCCATACGCGCCATTGCATCATAAATTGCTGCGTTTCCGTGAGGGTGATATTTTGCCATCACTTCACCCGTAATACGCGCTGATTTTCTGTGTGGCTTTGTATGATCCCAGCCATTATCCTTCATCGCAAACAGGATGCGCCTGTGAACTGGTTTTAAACCATCTCGCACATCTGGCAATGCACGCGCTACAATCACACTCATCGCATAATCCAAATACGACCGCTGCATCTCCTCTTCTAAGGGGATTTTTTTGATTTCTTCGTTTGACATTATATTTTAAATTTAGATATTAAGGCGTTATTTCGCATTGTAGCACAAATTTTCAAGAGGTTGAATTATTTGACAAATTCACTTTAAAGTATTAGCCTCAATCATAGAGTTTAATTGTTAATAAGACATGTTTTTTACAATTTTTTCTTCCACAGTAGAAGTTCCTATCTGGGATACAACGTTCAACAAGTCATTCCCAGTTCATATGAGCCCCTTATCTTCAAAGGCTTTGCACCTTCCTCAATCTCAAAGATCGGCATTTATCCAACTCACATATGATATTGACCTATCTGAATCTATTGTGTCATTTTTACAAAAGCGCGAATGTGCATTAGATTATATTGGGAGCGCTGAAATTAAGCTTAGATTTTCAGGAGACAAAGTCGAGCCTACTGCTCAAGTAAACCATAATGAGCTTCAAAAATTATTAAAAAAATTTCAAGAAAGATACCCCGTCTAAAGGACTGGCTTCTCTTGCAAAGCATATAAAAATCATGCACTCTAACTTCATAAATGATAGAAGATCACAGTTATGATTAAAGTATCAATTATTGGGGCAAACCCACTTGGCACAACGTTAGCGTTTTGCTTAGCCCAAAAAACAATTTATGATTTGTGCCTTGTTGATACAAAATCTTATCAAGATGCAGAAAAAAAAGCTCTTGATATTATGCAAAGCCTTGCTATCAAAAACCAACCTATTACCTGCCCTGTTAAAGGTGCTTTACACATGGAAGAAATCAAGCACTCTGATGTTGTGATTATAACTGAAGGCGCAAACTATGCAGGTAAAAAACATTCCGATCTTTTATTCCAAAATAGCGGGGTGATTGAAGAAATTGCAAAAGATGTAAAAAAATACGCTCCTGACGCATTTGTTATTATTGCAACCAACCCTGTCGATACGATGGTGTGGCATTTCCAAAAAAGCGCTTCGCTACCTGAGCATCGCGTTGTCGGAATGTCTGGCGTATTAAATACTAATCGCTTTAGATACGCTCTATCCAAAGCATTAAATGTAAATATTAATGATATTCAAACTCTAGTTATTGGATCACATAACCATGATATGATCCCTCTTATTGAGCATACATTTATTCAGGGCATTTCATTTGTGGAGTATGCGCAAAGAAACGATATCGCAATTGAAGATATAGAAGTGATGATACAGGGTGTAAAAAATGCCCATCAAACTATGATTTATGAAGATCAGGATTTACCCGCTTATTTTGGCGCGACAGAAAGTGTGATTAAAATTTTAGAAAGTTATATCTTTAATCAAAAACAAGTCCTATCCTGCTGCGTGAATCTTAATATGGCAGAACCTGAGAATGATATCTGCATCAACCTCCCTTCTATCATTGGAGAAAATGGCGTAGAAGAAATATTAATGCCCGAACTATCTGAAGAAGATGAAGAAAAGTTTCGTGAAACCATCAAAATACTTCTTAAACAAAATGTCACAATCTCATTTTCAAAAGCACCGTCTCGCGTTGCATAGCAGATGAAATCTTTTTATGGGCGCAGGAAAGGCCACTCTCTAAGCAGCTTTCAGGAGAAGCTTTTGAAAGAACGACTCCCCAAAATGGAAATTGGCGCTTTTGATACAGCTAAAGTTTATCATCTTGAGATTGGATTTGGTGCGGGTGAGTTTTTAAATCACATATCTGTAGAACATCCCGATATTCAATTTATTGGATGTGAGCCATTTATCAATGGCGTTGTATCTTTTTTGCAAAAAAATGTGTCGACTAATGTCTGGCTCACAACAGAAAGTATCCATGATGTTATTGGGAATATTCCAGACAAAGCTCTTGATATTGCTTACATCTTATTTCCAGACCCTTGGCCTAAGGCGCGTCATCATAAACGCCGCCTCATTCAAAAACCGTTTTTAGATAAACTTATTAAAAAAACTAAAAAATATATTTATGCCGCCACAGATCATCCGGAATATGCAGAAACTATTTCTGAATTAGGGTTTGTGCAAATTGATAAACCGGATTTTTTGGTCACTACAAAATATATGGCAAAAGAAAAGGCTGGGAAACCTCAATATTTTGTTTTAAAACTCTGACGCAGGCATATGCATCATAGCGAGTCCGTCGAAGACGGGCGTGGCTATCTCCATAATACCTAATGTGGATCACCACGGCGCTTCGCACCTCGTGATGACGCTCTACAATACTTTCAATGCGACTGTAAACCCATCCTCATAAGGCAGCATTACACTTTCAAACGGTGGTTTTTTAATCCTTTCATTAAAAGCTTTCATGTGCTCAACTGTTCCCACCCTTACTTTTTGATCGCATGCTTTACCTTCAACTGCGCCAAACAACAAGGTATCGTCCGCTACCAATAAACCACCTTTTCTCAAATGCCGAATGCTCCACTCTAAATATGTCAGGTAATTATTTTTATCCGCATCAATAAACACCATATCGACTATTTCATGAAATTCTTCTAAAACTTCCGATGCGGCGCCAAAATGCATTTTGATATTATCAAATTTACCTAGATATCCTGATGCTTTTTGAAAACGCTTTGCGTCTTTTTCAATGGTGTGAATCTTCCCTCCTTCGCTTAACCCTTGCTGCAGCCATAACGTTGAATACCCGTACAACGTGCCGATTTCCAAAACGATCTTAGCATTTATTGTTTTCGCAAGAAGTTTAAGGAGTTGCCCTTTAGATGCTTCGATATAAATCTTATGATCCGTGTGTTCTATATCTTCTCTTACAGCTTTCATCAAAGATGTTTCAGACAAATTTTTTGATATGATGATTTTTAAAGAAATGATAAAGCATTTAGAAATGAAAGGAAACTCCATCATCCTGATCGAACGAAGTGAGGGAAGGATTTTCTTAAGTTTGTCGCAGGCAGATCTCCTTCGCCTACGACTCAGGATGACGTTGTTAATTAATACTGATGATGATGCTTTTCTTCTACAAGACCGATGCACATTTTTTCAATCTTATGTGGTTTAGGTTGCGTTAATGCATCACCTACAAACACGTTATTAATGCCATGCAATTTCTTACAACTGGAATCAATCACCAAACCGTGAACTTTTTGTGGTTGATTTGGCATTGCGTGCGTTGCATGCTCTAAACGACGCCCGGCATGCAATCCATCAATTATAATATCCCTGATATACATGCCCGTGCATTTGTTCTGGAACATAATACCATAAACACTCCCGTAATCTGAACGCGCACCTTTGACAGTTACCTTATTAAGCGTCACATTATCTACAGCGGAAAAGTGAATAGCACGAATTTGCCCATTAAAACTTCCGACCATAGCAGATTGTCCATCATGTCCACCATCTTTTGGACCACTATATGGCATATTAGGACAACTTAACTCCGCTTTGTTTTCAATGCAAATAACGCTTATATCTTCTAACAACACATTCTCAACACCTTCAACGCGAATCGCTAGGAAGCCTTTGATTACATGATGCATCCCATCGCCTTGATAACGCACTAAGAACTCTTTCTTCGTTTTCATAAGAACCGCTTTGTTTTCACATGGCATAAGAACAAGCTTATCATCACCTTGCAATGCCCAATTAACCAAATCTTCATCGATATTCAGTGAACCAAAATATTTGTGATATTCTTCGCCCAAGCTATTTTTAAGCGCTTGCAATCTAAATTGCACTTCAGAAACAACAGTTCCTTGATAAGTGCCATCTGAATTTCTAATACCAAATCCACAATCAAATGTATTGAAAAATTGGATTACTTCATTTGATGCACCCACTTGATTACCCTCACCATTTGCGTTTGCAAGAGAAGGAACTTCTATAGGATTGTTTGTTATGTTTTCAACACAACAGTGCAGCATTTCGAAATCACCCGCTTCTTTAGGCGCATCTTTGTATTCAAAAAATGGACCAACAGCCGCACCTGGAGCTGTGAATAGAACACCATAGCTAGGACCATCAATAACACCTTCTTTGTTATGAAAAATCACTAATGAAGGGTCGCCAATTTGTCCAACTAGGTTATAATGCCTTGGATTTAAGTTGATATGACCTTTTATCACTCTTCTGCCAACGCGAATACCAAAAATTATATCGTTGAAAATTTTATCTACCGTATATTTAAGATTTAAGTATGCAACCTCAACCTCTTCTGTTAACAAATTTAAGTGTTGCAATGCGCTTGCAAAACGCACATTGAAAACTGCCGCCGAATATAATGCCAAAACAGGGGCGTCTTTACGATTTCCTTTGATATGAGATCTTACAAGGGCGACGCGTCTTGAACCATTCAAACTCAAGGCTGCAACTTCAAAGTTCTCAAAATTTACATGTGTGATTAAAATATCTTCTGCGCCATTTCCATGAATGCAGTGGTGTGAGTTGAAACCAAGCGTTCCGTTTTTAATCCATACTTTCTTCGCAGATTTTAGCTCATGCCCAAAATCTGTAGGACCTTCGTTCATAATAAATGGTTGATCAGCAAGCTCAACTAACGCGAAAAAACGTTGGAAAAGCGCATGTTCTTTACTTTGAGCTAGTGTGCAACCATTAAGATCTAAAATTACACCTTCAGCTTCAATCGTAATTGCAGCAAAGAATCCGAGTCTGTAAGCATTTGCAGCATCGCCTGTAAAATATTGCGCTATATTAGAAGGCACGCTATGTGAAGGAAACCAATCAAGCTCACGATTTGGATCAAGCGCCACAGCCTCTGAAAAATTGCTTGTTACTTGACGATCTTTATTTAACCATGTTTTCGCACGGTTTGGGTTAAATTGAATATCTTCTTTTAAACGAAGAATACACGGATGTGTTACACGCAAAGTTCCTTCATCAAGATCTTCTTGGCGTATCTCGATAACTTTCTTTTGATGCGCTTCTTTATTAGACAAGAATGTTGCCCAATCAACTGTTCCATTTGCTTCATACTGTTTTTCTAGTTCTGTTAAGTCTTGTTTTAAGGATCTGAAAATTTTAGACATATTCGGCTATTATTATT
The genomic region above belongs to Alphaproteobacteria bacterium and contains:
- a CDS encoding acyl carrier protein; its protein translation is MSRASIKSKVINMIASAAELEKDSITEKSQFNSDIILESLTFAELLMECEEEFDLDIPMEDALDFKTVKDLVDYLYMKKSGTKVAKESL
- the rplV gene encoding 50S ribosomal protein L22, producing MYKASLLNLRVSPRKANQVVSMVRGMPVFQAMRSLDFCSKRIAKDISKLIRSAMSNAENNFNADIDNLKVAEIWVGRATPMRRLRWRAKGRGDMIERPFSNVYVTLEERKA
- the rpsS gene encoding 30S ribosomal protein S19; protein product: MARSVWKGPFVDPSLIKKVKKFKETGGKGAIKTWSRRSTIIPEFVGLNFAVHNGKNFVPVFIVENMVGCKLGEFSPTRVFHGHAGSDKKGKR
- the rplC gene encoding 50S ribosomal protein L3, yielding MLKGLMAKKLGMSQKFDENGRHIPVTLLKIDDHFVLEKKDNKLVLGVGETKETRVNKPQIGFLKKNKLPIVQTMKEFFCDDVSQYEIGQKIQADAFKDVAVIDVRAKTKGRGFSGVMKRHNFHGMRASHGVSISHRAHGSTGQCQDPGKVFKGKKMAGHYGDAYRTIRNLKIIEIDTENNVIVVGGAVPGPRNGSVMIKRAGV
- the rpsC gene encoding 30S ribosomal protein S3 is translated as MGQKVNPISFRIGVNEIWDSNWFATRANYKDFLSADYNIRKKIKKTFRNAGISQILISRNEDQTKVQIHVLKTGMLIGKKGAEIERVKATIAPLIKNKLVLDIVEVKKADLNAAIAAHNIAIQLEKRISFRRAMRRVMMSAFKAGAKGIKVSCSGRLAGAEIARTEWYKEGRLRLHTLKSAVSYAVDTAYTTYGAIGVKVWIYTGEKHNYKMMTS
- a CDS encoding 50S ribosomal protein L23, with product MITEKALKDAGIYDVDKNSEQVLVFRVDPKSTKDQIKRVVENIYDVKVKSVNTLNQSGKVKFFKQRKGKRSDFKKAYVMLEKGSRIELDLFKKEGENAQV
- the rplD gene encoding 50S ribosomal protein L4, yielding MTVAKKKTEWNSIDLSKVSFLKDLKSLKVRDDILARVVRWQLAKRRAGTHETKEEAEVRGSGKKLFRQKGTGRARQGGRRAPHMRGGAIIFGPQMRDHSFSLQKKVRRLGLLHAIAYKLQNDNLSVVESLQLGSFKTKELEQNLKALTPSNKVLFVDEQNDNLVLGSRNCIGVDVLPVIGLNVYDILNHDALIFSKDALSKVEKRLSSDD
- a CDS encoding nucleoside deaminase, whose product is MKEYFDFLIQHIKESALDKEAVPIAALLVYHGRIISHHVNGRDPLEHAEMRVLKEGQEKLGAKLKDAVLYVTLEPCEMCKAAISLSGVKKVYFGAYNDKSVVDKNIAYYGGFCEEKCSALLKDFFKNKRPS
- the rplB gene encoding 50S ribosomal protein L2, with product MLKYSKPITPGSRSYIYTDRSGLSKDRPHRALTEYHHRAKGRNNAGRITSRHLGGGHKRLYRIIDFKRDVRDIEGVITKIEYDPNRTCYIALVEYSNKEVRYILAPHSLNVGDKIIASSKKVDPNVGCAMPLREIPVGLNIHNIELKIGKGGQVARSAGVYATLMAKDSTNATIKLKSGEMRFVNLECFATIGTLSNPDHKNTQVGKAGRSRWKGKRPSVRGVAMNPVDHPHGGGEGKTGGGRHPVSPWGKLTKGKKTRHNKRTQKMILRHRGKK
- the rpsJ gene encoding 30S ribosomal protein S10, which codes for MAKSAIKISLRAYDHKMLDHSIKEIVSTAKRAGGTIVGPISLPTRIRRYTVNRSPHIDKKSREQFEVRTHKRLLKIDATDMQVMDSLTKMQLPSGVNVKIALDKKGA
- the rplP gene encoding 50S ribosomal protein L16, which produces MLSPKKTKFRKAFKGRISGVATAGAKVSFGSFGLKALAPERITSRQIEAARRAIRRHLRRVGRLWIRVFPDIPVSKKPAEVRMGGGKGSLEYWVVRVRPGRVLFELDGVSEDLARKAFELASAKLPISTTFVRREVR